The stretch of DNA ATCGATACCAAGATATCTTTCCATAAATTTGTGTTTGTGTGAGCGGTAAATTTAATTATTATTATCGTTTTTGAAAGTTCTTGTTGTAAAAAATACACTTTCTAAAATAGATTTTAAAAACCTGAAAATCAGAGTTTTTGAATAATCAAAGACTCAGGAAAGATATTTTCCTACTATCGGCATGCGCCTTCCGACGCCAAAAGCTTTCGGTGAAACACGTAAAATTGGAGGAGTTTGATGACGCTTGTATTCATTGGTATTCACAAGTTTGAGAATTCGCTTTACTAAGGCTTCGTCAAATCCCAAGGCTATAATTTCATTAGAGCTTTTGCGTAACTCAATATACTGATAAAGTACCTTATCTAATACATCATAATCAGGTAAAGAATCGCTATCTTTTTGATCAGGTCGAAGTTCTGCAGAAGGTGCTTTGGTTATGATATTCTTAGGAATAATCACTCCATTTCTATTGATGTATCTTGCCAACGCAAATACTTGCATTTTATACACATCTCCAATTACCGACAAACCTCCGCACATATCACCGTAAAGCGTTCCATATCCAACGGCATTCTCACTCTTGTTAGATGTATTAAGCAGAATGTATCCAAACTTGTTCGACATTGCCATTAACAATACACCTCGTATACGCGCCTGCATATTTTCTTCGGTAAGATTGAAAGGTAAATCTTTAAATTGCGGTGATAACGTAGTTTGAAATACATCAAAAACATCTTTTATCGGAATAATCTCGTGTTTACACCCCAATATATTTATCATTGTCAACGAATCTTCTACAGAATGTCCTGTTGAATATTGAGAGGGCATCAAAACAGGTAAAACATTGTTTTTTCCTAAGGCCTCACAAGCTAAAGCTAAAACCACCGCTGAGTCAATACCTCCCGACATCCCTAATGTGGCCTTTGTAAAACCTGACTTTTGAAAATAATCTTTTATTCCCAGGACCAATGCATTATAGATCCTTTCAATTTTTGAATGGGCTGAAATATCAATAATCTTATCATTATCTTCATTTTGCCATTCTCCTACAATTGCACTTCCCTTCTGATCAGGCGAAGTAATTTCACTATTAAAGTTTATTATTGAGAAGTCCTCTTCAAAATAATCCAGTTCTTCAACAATTTGGCCTTTACTGTTCAGGGCTAAAGAGCCTCCGTCAAAAATTAACTCGGTTTGTGCACCTGTATGATTTACATAAATCAAGGGCAGATTATATTTTTCACAGTTACTTGAAAGTACTTCCAAACGATCTTCACGGTGATGATAATCAAATGGAGAAGCTGCAATATTGATCATCAAATCGGGTTGCTGATGAATAAGTTCGTCCATCGGAGCATTTACATATAATGGATCTTCATCAACATTCCAAAGATCTTCACAGATAGTTAAGGCTATATTATGGCCTTTAAAATTTATGACCTTAAACTCTGTATTAGGTTCGAAATACCTGTATTCATCAAATACGTCATAGGTTGGCAATAAGGTCTTGTTAACTTTAACTTTAACCTTTCCGTTTTCAATAAAATAGGCAGAATTAAAAAGATTTTTCCCTTCGAGCTTCGGGTTTACTGATGGAGCACCAACAATTACAGCAATATCTTTGGCTTCTTTTGCTATCTTATCTACAGCCAAATCGCAAAGCTTAATAAACTCTGAAAATTCAAGGAAATCACGTACCGGATAACCACAAATTGCCAGTTCAGAAAATACTACCAGATCGGCCTGCTGAGCTTTCGCCTTACGAATTGCCTCTATTATTTTACTTGTATTTGATTCGAAATTACCGATATGATAGTTTAACTGCGCAAGTGCGATTTTCATACTATAATTGTTTTACTTTGATATGGTAAAACAAAGATAAATGTTTTGCATTAAGCTTTAGAAACATCGAAAGGGAATCCGGATATTTTAAATAAACGTTACCATTTATACCCTATCGTAGGGTTTTCATTCAATTAAAAGGGCTAAGATTCTTTATCGAACCTTAGCCCTACTTAAAGATTGTAATTACCCTTTAAAAGAATATCCCCAGATTTATAGCCACATAGGAGTTCTTAGCCTCTCCCGCCGAAAACACATCTGTAAAACCATTATTGAGACTTAAACCTGCGGTGATACGTGTTGAATTATCTATATAATATTCATAGCCTCCTCCTATCAATAAAGAAAGTCTGAAAGGATTAATGTTACTACTTATACTTTCATTATCATAATCTCTGGAAACGCCATTCTCAGTAATTGTGCCACTAATTTTTGCTCCAACTTTTATTCCCGGAACAAACCCAAACTGGCCATATAATTGCCCCTCACCGATTTTATTGGTTTTTAATTTTAACGAAATGGGGATCTCTACATACTTGAGTTTATATTCTGTTTCCTCTCCATTTTGTGAATCGCCTTGCTTTATAGAACCACCCATTGTTGTTAAGGCAAACTCCGTACTGAAAGCATATCGTTCTTTTAGATAAAAATCGCCCATCAAACCGTAAGAAAATCCTGTTGTTGCACCATTGCTTTTTCCTTCTTCAGGAACTAACCATCCAAATAATGGATGAACTTTTAAGCCCAAATCAAAATTCTGTGCTTTTGAAGCTAAACTAAAACATATGAAAGCTGCTATTAAGATAATTTTCTTATTCATGGATTAAAATAAAGTTAATGACGTTTACAATGATAACTTTGCTTTGCATTAGAGCCACATTTTATTATGCCTAAAATCAGACTTAAGCAGATACTCTTTTATTTGCCATTATTCGTAATGGTTAGTTGTATTAACGATAAAAAACATCCCGATGTTGCCGACATTGATTTAAACATCAAAATCGATCGTTTTGAGCAAGATCTTTTTAAGGCAGATACGTCCAACCTTTTAAAGGCTTCACAAAAATTAAGGGCCAAATATCCTGATTTCTATGCTATCTATTTCAGAAATATTTTGCGAAACCCCGATCCTGTTGATACTAACAATCTTCAATTAATTAAAATGATTAAGTCAAATCATGATTTCAACCTATTGAAACATGACGTTGACTCTGTGTATCCTGATCTTAAAGACGTTGAAAAACAGTTAACGGATGCATTTAAATATTATAAATATTATTTCCCTCAGGGAAAAGTACCTCAAGTGGTAAGCTATATAGCAGATTTTCAATTAGGTGCCAGTACGGTAAATAATACTTTAGCAATAGAACTTGATCTTTACATGGGGCAGGGATATCGCTTTTACCAATCTAAAAACGTGAACTTTCCAACGTTTATTCAACGTAAACTAAACAAGGATCACATTACTTCAACAGCGTTGAAGGCTTTTGCTCAACAGTTATTTGAACTTGACGAAACTGATAAAACCTTGTTACATCGCATGATCTATCAAGGCAAATTGTTATATTTTATGGACAGGGTTTTACCTGATTCGCCTGATTCTGTAAAAATTGGCTATTCGCAAAAACAATTAGAGTGGTGTAATACTTATAAAGCTGATGTATGGACAGAATTTTTAGGTCAGGGGTTATTATATTCGACAGATGAGCTTAAATATGCTAAATATTTAAATGATGCTCCTTTTACCTCTGGCTTAAACAATGACTCGGCTC from Solitalea canadensis DSM 3403 encodes:
- a CDS encoding porin family protein — protein: MNKKIILIAAFICFSLASKAQNFDLGLKVHPLFGWLVPEEGKSNGATTGFSYGLMGDFYLKERYAFSTEFALTTMGGSIKQGDSQNGEETEYKLKYVEIPISLKLKTNKIGEGQLYGQFGFVPGIKVGAKISGTITENGVSRDYDNESISSNINPFRLSLLIGGGYEYYIDNSTRITAGLSLNNGFTDVFSAGEAKNSYVAINLGIFF
- the gldB gene encoding gliding motility lipoprotein GldB, which codes for MPKIRLKQILFYLPLFVMVSCINDKKHPDVADIDLNIKIDRFEQDLFKADTSNLLKASQKLRAKYPDFYAIYFRNILRNPDPVDTNNLQLIKMIKSNHDFNLLKHDVDSVYPDLKDVEKQLTDAFKYYKYYFPQGKVPQVVSYIADFQLGASTVNNTLAIELDLYMGQGYRFYQSKNVNFPTFIQRKLNKDHITSTALKAFAQQLFELDETDKTLLHRMIYQGKLLYFMDRVLPDSPDSVKIGYSQKQLEWCNTYKADVWTEFLGQGLLYSTDELKYAKYLNDAPFTSGLNNDSAPMLGVWLGWQIVRKYMDENPDVTLAQLMSEADSQKILKESKYKPK
- a CDS encoding NAD+ synthase, producing MKIALAQLNYHIGNFESNTSKIIEAIRKAKAQQADLVVFSELAICGYPVRDFLEFSEFIKLCDLAVDKIAKEAKDIAVIVGAPSVNPKLEGKNLFNSAYFIENGKVKVKVNKTLLPTYDVFDEYRYFEPNTEFKVINFKGHNIALTICEDLWNVDEDPLYVNAPMDELIHQQPDLMINIAASPFDYHHREDRLEVLSSNCEKYNLPLIYVNHTGAQTELIFDGGSLALNSKGQIVEELDYFEEDFSIINFNSEITSPDQKGSAIVGEWQNEDNDKIIDISAHSKIERIYNALVLGIKDYFQKSGFTKATLGMSGGIDSAVVLALACEALGKNNVLPVLMPSQYSTGHSVEDSLTMINILGCKHEIIPIKDVFDVFQTTLSPQFKDLPFNLTEENMQARIRGVLLMAMSNKFGYILLNTSNKSENAVGYGTLYGDMCGGLSVIGDVYKMQVFALARYINRNGVIIPKNIITKAPSAELRPDQKDSDSLPDYDVLDKVLYQYIELRKSSNEIIALGFDEALVKRILKLVNTNEYKRHQTPPILRVSPKAFGVGRRMPIVGKYLS